One segment of Buteo buteo chromosome 6, bButBut1.hap1.1, whole genome shotgun sequence DNA contains the following:
- the CKB gene encoding creatine kinase B-type isoform X1, which translates to MPFSNSHNLLKMKYSADDEFPDLSVHNNHMAKVLTLDLYKKLRDKQTSSGFTLDDVIQTGVDNPGHPFIMTVGCVAGDEESYDVFKELFDPVIEDRHGGYKPTDEHKTDLNADNLQGGDDLDPNYVLSSRVRTGRSIRGFCLPPHCSRGERRAIEKLSVEALGSLEGDLKGKYYALRNMTDAEQQQLIDDHFLFDKPVSPLLLASGMARDWPDARGIWHNDNKTFLVWINEEDHLRVISMQKGGNMKEVFTRFCTGLTQIETLFKAKNYEFMWNPHLGYILTCPSNLGTGLRAGVHIKLPNLGKHESFGEVLKRLRLQKRGTGGVDTAAVGGVFDVSNADRLGFSEVELVQMVVDGVKLLIKMEKRLEKGQSIDDLIPAQK; encoded by the exons ATGCCCTTCTCAAACAGCCACAACCTCCTGAAGATGAAGTACTCTGCTGATGATGAGTTCCCTGACCTGAGCGTTCACAACAATCACATGGCCAAGGTGCTGACCCTGGACCTGTACAAGAAATTGAGGGATAAACAGACTTCCAGTGGATTTACGCTGGATGATGTCATCCAGACTGGGGTTGACAACCCAG GGCATCCCTTCATAATGACAGTAGGATGCGTAGCTGGTGATGAAGAATCCTATGATGTGTTTAAGGAACTCTTTGATCCAGTTATTGAAGACAGGCATGGTGGCTACAAACCAACTGATGAGCACAAGACTGACCTGAATGCTGATAACCTGCAG ggAGGTGATGACCTGGATCCCAATTACGTGCTCAGTTCCCGTGTCAGAACTGGTAGAAGCATCCGTGGATTCTGTCTTCCCCCGCATTGTAGTCGAGGAGAGAGGCGGGCTATTGAAAAGCTCTCTGTTGAAG CTCTGGGTAGTCTGGAAGGTGATCTCAAGGGGAAGTACTATGCTCTGAGGAACATGactgatgcagagcagcagcagctgattgATGATCACTTCTTGTTTGACAAGCcagtttctcctcttctgttgGCATCTGGGATGGCACGAGATTGGCCTGATGCCAGGGGTATCTG GCACAATGATAACAAGACCTTCCTTGTCTGGATCAATGAGGAGGATCACCTTAGAGTTATTTCCATGCAGAAAGGTGGCAACATGAAGGAAGTATTTACCCGCTTCTGTACTGGGCTAACACAG ATAGAAACTCTCTTCAAGGCGAAAAACTATGAGTTCATGTGGAATCCACACTTGGGCTACATCTTGACCTGCCCATCCAACCTTGGAACGGGGCTCCGTGCTGGTGTGCACATCAAGCTACCGAACCTTGGGAAACATGAGAGTTTTGGAGAAGTCCTCAAGAGGCTTCGGCTCCAGAAACGAGGCACAG GTGGTGTGGACACAGCTGCTGTTGGAGGAGTGTTTGATGTCTCCAATGCTGATCGTCTGGGCTTCTCTGAAGTGGAGCTGGTGCAGATGGTGGTGGATGGTGTGAAGCTGctcattaaaatggaaaaacgCCTTGAAAAAGGCCAGTCCATTGATGACCTCATACCAGctcagaaataa
- the CKB gene encoding creatine kinase B-type isoform X2 — MAQLNNQRLPPDEEYPDLSTHNNHMAKVLTLDLYKKLRDRVTPSGFTLDDVIQTGVDNPGHPFIMTVGCVAGDEESYDVFKELFDPVIEDRHGGYKPTDEHKTDLNADNLQGGDDLDPNYVLSSRVRTGRSIRGFCLPPHCSRGERRAIEKLSVEALGSLEGDLKGKYYALRNMTDAEQQQLIDDHFLFDKPVSPLLLASGMARDWPDARGIWHNDNKTFLVWINEEDHLRVISMQKGGNMKEVFTRFCTGLTQIETLFKAKNYEFMWNPHLGYILTCPSNLGTGLRAGVHIKLPNLGKHESFGEVLKRLRLQKRGTGGVDTAAVGGVFDVSNADRLGFSEVELVQMVVDGVKLLIKMEKRLEKGQSIDDLIPAQK, encoded by the exons ATGGCCCAACTAAATAATCAGAGACTGCCTCCTGATGAGGAGTACCCGGACCTGAGCACCCACAACAACCACATGGCCAAAGTTCTAACCCTGGATTTATACAAGAAACTGAGAGACAGAGTCACGCCCAGTGGCTTCACCCTGGATGATGTCATTCAGACTGGGGTTGATAATCCTG GGCATCCCTTCATAATGACAGTAGGATGCGTAGCTGGTGATGAAGAATCCTATGATGTGTTTAAGGAACTCTTTGATCCAGTTATTGAAGACAGGCATGGTGGCTACAAACCAACTGATGAGCACAAGACTGACCTGAATGCTGATAACCTGCAG ggAGGTGATGACCTGGATCCCAATTACGTGCTCAGTTCCCGTGTCAGAACTGGTAGAAGCATCCGTGGATTCTGTCTTCCCCCGCATTGTAGTCGAGGAGAGAGGCGGGCTATTGAAAAGCTCTCTGTTGAAG CTCTGGGTAGTCTGGAAGGTGATCTCAAGGGGAAGTACTATGCTCTGAGGAACATGactgatgcagagcagcagcagctgattgATGATCACTTCTTGTTTGACAAGCcagtttctcctcttctgttgGCATCTGGGATGGCACGAGATTGGCCTGATGCCAGGGGTATCTG GCACAATGATAACAAGACCTTCCTTGTCTGGATCAATGAGGAGGATCACCTTAGAGTTATTTCCATGCAGAAAGGTGGCAACATGAAGGAAGTATTTACCCGCTTCTGTACTGGGCTAACACAG ATAGAAACTCTCTTCAAGGCGAAAAACTATGAGTTCATGTGGAATCCACACTTGGGCTACATCTTGACCTGCCCATCCAACCTTGGAACGGGGCTCCGTGCTGGTGTGCACATCAAGCTACCGAACCTTGGGAAACATGAGAGTTTTGGAGAAGTCCTCAAGAGGCTTCGGCTCCAGAAACGAGGCACAG GTGGTGTGGACACAGCTGCTGTTGGAGGAGTGTTTGATGTCTCCAATGCTGATCGTCTGGGCTTCTCTGAAGTGGAGCTGGTGCAGATGGTGGTGGATGGTGTGAAGCTGctcattaaaatggaaaaacgCCTTGAAAAAGGCCAGTCCATTGATGACCTCATACCAGctcagaaataa